The following is a genomic window from Desulfofarcimen acetoxidans DSM 771.
TAACTTGGATATACCGTTGCGATGAAACCGCAGTTCCGGAATAACGGAAACCGTCAGTCCGGAACTGGGAAACCGCCATTAATGTTGATATTAGTATTTCTGTGCGGTAGAGTCACAGTTCCGGTGTGACGTTAACTACCTATTTGGGAATACTGGGCTACTACTATCTACCCAACTTGGTTTTTTTGGTTTTAGTTATTGTTATGGTCGTTTTTTTAAAGTAGCAGTGGCTGTGGGCAGTGTGGATAACGCGAAGCGTTATCCAAGCCTTGTGCGTCAACCCGAAGGGTTGTCCACAGGGCGGCACTGTCCACAGCCTAACGCAAGGACTAAGAGGCGGCTAAATGATTCTGGTTCTTGCGTTGCGCGCCAATGGCATGGAACCTCGCGCGGGTGGCTCTAATTCGTCATGTTTCACACCGCCCTTTAGTTCTTACTTATTCACTAAGCATTTTATCTAAACCGTAAACCTCACGCATGGAAACGTCTTTCGCCGGATCAATGCTTTCGATATTGATTTTATATGCATCATGAACGATACGATCCAGTATGGCATCCGCCAGCGGGCCATCGCTACCACCGAGCTGCTCATACCAACCATCTAATCTGTATTGTGAGCAGAAGATGGTGGAGGATTTCTTCCTGCGGCGATGTAATAATTCGAAGATGTCTTTACGCTCATTTTCATTTGGTTTTAACAGTAACCATTCATCTATAATCAGTAATAATGGATTAGCGTATTTCGCCATGACCTTTTTGTAGGTGCCTTCATTCCTTGCTATTTCAAGGTCAATTAGAAGGTCAGGGAGCCTTACATACCTTGTCGTATAATGCTGTTTGCAGGCTTCCATACCAAAAGCGCAGGCCATATATGTTTTACCGCTACCTGTGGCGCCGGTAATGAAAATATTACGGTATTCTGTGATATATTCACAGGTGCCCAGCCTGACGATAAGCTGCTTGTTTAGCTTGCGTCCGGAT
Proteins encoded in this region:
- the istB gene encoding IS21-like element helper ATPase IstB — protein: MTNQSTIDKLIEMRLTAMSNSFRNQLTDAKMKDVPFEDRFGMLVDIEYSNRKNNRLKRLIRNADFDQPGASVMDIDYTSGRKLNKQLIVRLGTCEYITEYRNIFITGATGSGKTYMACAFGMEACKQHYTTRYVRLPDLLIDLEIARNEGTYKKVMAKYANPLLLIIDEWLLLKPNENERKDIFELLHRRRKKSSTIFCSQYRLDGWYEQLGGSDGPLADAILDRIVHDAYKINIESIDPAKDVSMREVYGLDKMLSE